A window of Candidatus Izemoplasma sp. contains these coding sequences:
- a CDS encoding permease, whose product MNRLVDHVLEIVFNLDRTSYLFQTLSFFIYDVIKIFILLSVLIYISSYIQSYFSPERTKHILTRFKGIKGNIFGALLGTVTPFCSCSSIPIFIGFTKAGLPIGVTFSFLISSPLVDLASVILLASIFNWTIALWYVVIGLVIAVIGGTLIDLFNMEKDVEAFVKEPVSQNNVSVTLEQTKKDRHMYAVSQVKAIVHKVWMYVLIGVGIGAIIHGYIPASVISYVLGDNNPFSVLIATLLGIPMYADIFGTLPIAEALVLKGVGIGTVLAFMMAVTALSLPSIILLKKVVKPRLLMVFVTIVTIGIIITGYIFNIFGYYSI is encoded by the coding sequence TTGAATAGACTAGTTGATCATGTGTTAGAAATTGTCTTTAATTTAGATCGCACAAGTTATCTGTTTCAAACGCTCTCTTTTTTCATTTATGATGTGATCAAGATCTTTATATTATTATCGGTATTGATTTATATATCAAGTTATATTCAGTCTTACTTCAGTCCCGAACGAACCAAACACATATTAACCCGTTTTAAAGGCATCAAAGGTAATATCTTTGGCGCGTTATTAGGAACAGTTACACCGTTTTGTTCCTGTTCGTCGATTCCGATTTTTATTGGATTTACAAAAGCTGGATTACCGATTGGCGTTACTTTCTCGTTCTTAATCTCTTCGCCCTTAGTGGATCTTGCCTCAGTGATTTTACTTGCGAGTATATTTAATTGGACAATCGCCTTGTGGTATGTCGTGATTGGGCTTGTCATCGCTGTTATTGGGGGGACGTTAATCGATCTCTTCAATATGGAGAAAGATGTTGAAGCGTTTGTAAAAGAGCCTGTAAGTCAAAACAATGTTAGCGTAACATTAGAACAAACAAAAAAAGACCGTCACATGTATGCGGTTAGTCAGGTTAAAGCTATCGTTCATAAAGTATGGATGTATGTGTTGATTGGTGTCGGTATTGGGGCAATTATTCATGGCTATATCCCAGCAAGCGTAATTAGTTATGTCCTTGGAGACAATAATCCATTCTCAGTGCTTATAGCCACACTGTTAGGTATTCCAATGTATGCCGATATCTTTGGCACATTGCCGATTGCTGAAGCGCTTGTATTAAAAGGCGTTGGAATTGGTACGGTACTTGCGTTCATGATGGCAGTAACAGCCCTTAGTTTACCATCAATCATCTTATTGAAAAAAGTCGTTAAACCACGACTCTTAATGGTGTTTGTCACGATTGTTACAATCGGTATTATTATTACAGGCTATATCTTTAATATCTTCGGATATTATTCAATATAA
- a CDS encoding metalloregulator ArsR/SmtB family transcription factor codes for MKEKIAKQFKVLSDPTRLEIIELLLKGETCGCTLIDNVDVSQPTLSYHLKMITEAGLATAERDGNWIKHYINKDALNTIIRFLEDLRDVEAEQCSL; via the coding sequence ATGAAAGAGAAAATCGCTAAGCAATTTAAGGTATTATCTGATCCAACTCGATTAGAAATAATTGAGTTATTATTAAAAGGTGAAACATGTGGGTGTACATTAATTGATAATGTTGATGTGTCACAACCAACCCTGTCTTATCATTTGAAAATGATTACTGAAGCTGGATTGGCTACAGCCGAGCGGGATGGGAATTGGATAAAACATTATATCAATAAAGATGCCCTCAACACAATAATTAGGTTTTTAGAAGACTTGCGAGATGTTGAGGCTGAACAATGCAGTTTATAA